In Erigeron canadensis isolate Cc75 chromosome 1, C_canadensis_v1, whole genome shotgun sequence, a single window of DNA contains:
- the LOC122580601 gene encoding nuclear transcription factor Y subunit B-1-like, translating to MAEGGPTSPGGGGGESGGDLSPRSANVREQDRFLPIANISRIMKKGLPPNGKIAKDAKDTLQECVSEFISFITSEASDKCQKEKRKTINGDDLLWAMATLGFEDYIEPLKVYLNRYREMEGDTKGSGKGLDGSSRKDGDHNVQVEYCNQYL from the exons ATGGCAGAAGGTGGTCCAACAAGtccaggtggtggtggtggtgagagTGGGGGGGATCTGAGCCCAAGATCAGCTAACGTTCGAGAACAAGACAGGTTCTTGCCTATTGCCAATATAAGCCGGATCATGAAGAAAGGGTTACCCCCAAATGGAAAGATTGCTAAAGATGCTAAAGACACTCTTCAAGAGTGTGTTTCTGAGTTCATCAGCTTTATCACCAGCGa GGCAAGTGATAAGTGTCAAAAGGAAAAGAGGAAAACCATTAATGGTGATGATCTGCTATGGGCAATGGCAACCCTGGGGTTTGAAGATTATATTGAACCACTCAAAGTATACTTGAATAGATATAGAGAG ATGGAG GGCGACACCAAGGGATCTGGAAAGGGTCTGGATGGATCTTCTAGGAAAGACGGTGATCATAATGTACAGGTTGAATACTGcaatcaatatttataa